In Marinobacter sp. LQ44, the following are encoded in one genomic region:
- a CDS encoding substrate-binding domain-containing protein yields MAKPPRKFLTLCLFVLTAVVLSPASAHELEIHGSNTVGATLAPMLVSGYLQQLGDGNPSSRPTGEENEQILSANAGGRNLSVLVAAHGSSTGFRTLASGRAGIWASSRPVKPSEADQVRAQADLTALESEHVIAIDGLAILVHPSNPINQLSIDTIGQIFAGEIRNWSELGGSNRAITLYARDDRSGTWDTFKSLVLGKKYPLDSSAMRYESNDQLSDDVSRDPGGIGFSGLASVRNSKLLAVSDGNAPALKPNQLTVASEDYPLSRRLFMYTMGDRTPELATQLIEFTLGTNGQALVAESGFISQNPIAVKPDFDASVPLTFRRLTENYQRLTVNFRFAEGRTKLDNKAQRDLMRVKHYLEAQGGSAEDLLLIGFADTQSHELRAQMISELRALSVRKALNEAGLPRVAYTGYGHYMPVGGTGNQRNGRVEVWIKDR; encoded by the coding sequence ATGGCGAAACCACCAAGGAAGTTTTTAACTCTCTGCCTGTTCGTGCTCACGGCGGTCGTGCTGTCTCCAGCATCCGCCCATGAGCTTGAAATACATGGGTCGAACACCGTTGGCGCCACGCTGGCCCCCATGTTGGTCTCCGGGTATCTACAGCAGCTTGGCGACGGCAACCCCAGCAGCCGGCCCACTGGTGAGGAAAATGAACAAATCCTCAGTGCCAACGCCGGCGGCCGGAATCTCAGTGTTCTGGTGGCGGCGCATGGCTCGAGCACCGGCTTTCGAACCCTCGCCAGCGGCCGGGCCGGCATCTGGGCATCATCCCGACCGGTGAAGCCATCCGAGGCCGACCAGGTGCGTGCGCAAGCCGATCTCACCGCGCTGGAAAGCGAGCATGTGATTGCCATTGATGGCCTCGCCATCCTGGTGCACCCATCCAATCCGATCAATCAGCTCAGCATCGACACCATCGGCCAGATCTTTGCCGGTGAGATTCGCAACTGGTCAGAGCTCGGAGGCAGTAACCGGGCTATCACCCTGTACGCGCGGGACGACCGCTCCGGTACCTGGGACACCTTCAAATCCCTGGTGCTGGGCAAGAAATACCCTCTGGATTCTTCGGCAATGCGTTACGAATCCAATGATCAGCTCTCTGATGATGTGTCCCGAGACCCGGGTGGAATCGGTTTCTCAGGCCTGGCCTCGGTACGCAACAGCAAGCTGTTGGCAGTTTCCGACGGCAACGCACCGGCCCTGAAACCGAACCAGCTGACCGTCGCCAGCGAGGACTACCCGTTGTCCAGGCGGCTGTTCATGTACACCATGGGTGATCGCACGCCGGAATTGGCCACCCAGTTGATCGAGTTTACCCTGGGCACCAACGGCCAGGCCCTGGTGGCCGAGTCCGGGTTTATTTCCCAGAACCCGATTGCGGTGAAACCGGACTTCGATGCCTCCGTGCCACTCACCTTCCGTCGCCTGACCGAGAACTACCAACGGCTGACCGTAAACTTCCGGTTTGCCGAGGGCCGCACCAAACTGGACAACAAGGCACAACGGGACCTGATGCGAGTGAAGCATTATCTCGAAGCGCAAGGAGGCTCAGCGGAAGACCTGTTGCTGATCGGTTTCGCCGACACCCAGAGCCATGAACTGAGGGCCCAGATGATCTCCGAACTGCGGGCGCTCTCTGTACGCAAGGCGTTAAACGAGGCAGGCCTGCCCCGGGTCGCCTACACTGGTTATGGGCACTATATGCCGGTGGGCGGCACCGGCAATCAACGTAACGGCCGAGTGGAAGTCTGGATCAAAGACCGTTAA
- the thiS gene encoding sulfur carrier protein ThiS has protein sequence MQVQVNGEHMELPGGATIATLIEHLTLAGKRVAVEVNEDIVPRSQHPSFTLSDGDRVEVVHAIGGG, from the coding sequence ATGCAGGTTCAGGTAAATGGTGAGCACATGGAACTCCCCGGTGGAGCAACCATTGCGACCTTGATTGAGCATCTCACGCTGGCCGGGAAACGGGTCGCGGTTGAGGTCAACGAAGATATTGTGCCCCGCAGTCAGCACCCGAGTTTCACCCTGAGCGATGGCGACCGGGTGGAAGTGGTGCACGCCATCGGCGGCGGTTAA
- a CDS encoding pyridoxal phosphate-dependent aminotransferase, translating to MDIKNDHRFAINLNVRGIQPSSTLRINELSNQLRSEGKDIIKLGLGQSPFPVPGRVVDALKAHAHEKDYLPVKGLKGLREAIAGYINRAERMRCTWEDVLIGPGSKELLFILQLAYYGDLLIPRPSWVSYAPQARIIGRSVHWLPTHAENNWQLTAEELDIICRDDPSRPRILILNYPSNPTGCTYTDDQLLAIANVARKYNLILLSDEIYGEVHFEGKHKSIARYYPEGTIISTGMSKWLGAGGWRLGTFIFPPELRPLQDAMAIIASETFTSTSAPIQHAAITAFDGGEDIDEYLKQSRRVLKAVGEYTYTRLSAIGAVVRKPEGAFYLFPDFSAFSEKLARRDIKTAQAFCTALLADTGVAILPSSDFGFVPDHLGARLAFVDFDGTKALELAGGDYADQELGEDFVKQACPRIVLAMDKMEKWLNSL from the coding sequence ATGGACATCAAAAACGATCACCGCTTCGCCATCAACCTGAACGTTCGGGGCATTCAGCCCTCTTCCACCCTGCGTATCAACGAGCTGAGTAACCAGCTTCGGTCCGAGGGCAAGGACATCATCAAACTTGGCTTGGGCCAGTCGCCATTCCCGGTGCCCGGGCGCGTGGTTGATGCCCTCAAAGCGCACGCCCACGAGAAAGATTACCTGCCGGTGAAAGGCCTCAAGGGCCTGCGCGAGGCCATTGCCGGTTACATTAACCGGGCCGAGCGTATGCGTTGCACCTGGGAAGACGTGCTGATCGGCCCGGGCTCGAAAGAGCTGCTGTTTATTCTGCAGCTGGCCTACTACGGTGACCTGCTGATTCCGCGCCCGAGCTGGGTATCCTATGCGCCCCAGGCCCGAATCATCGGCCGCTCGGTACACTGGCTGCCCACCCATGCGGAGAACAACTGGCAGCTGACCGCAGAAGAGCTGGACATCATCTGCCGGGATGACCCGTCGCGCCCGCGTATCCTGATCCTGAACTACCCGTCCAACCCCACCGGTTGCACCTACACCGATGACCAGTTGCTGGCCATCGCCAACGTGGCGCGCAAGTACAACCTGATACTGTTATCGGATGAGATCTACGGTGAAGTGCACTTTGAGGGCAAGCATAAATCCATCGCCCGTTATTACCCGGAGGGCACCATCATCAGCACCGGCATGAGCAAATGGCTGGGCGCCGGTGGCTGGCGTCTGGGCACCTTTATCTTCCCGCCGGAGCTGCGCCCGCTGCAGGACGCCATGGCGATCATCGCAAGCGAGACCTTCACCTCCACAAGCGCGCCTATCCAGCATGCGGCAATCACCGCGTTTGATGGCGGCGAGGATATCGACGAATACCTGAAGCAATCCCGCCGGGTACTGAAGGCAGTAGGCGAGTACACCTACACCCGCCTGAGCGCCATAGGTGCGGTGGTTCGCAAGCCCGAAGGTGCCTTCTACCTGTTCCCGGACTTCTCCGCCTTCAGTGAAAAGCTGGCCCGCAGGGACATCAAAACCGCCCAGGCCTTCTGCACGGCTTTGCTGGCAGACACCGGCGTCGCCATCCTGCCCTCCAGTGATTTCGGCTTTGTGCCGGACCACTTGGGCGCGCGCCTGGCGTTCGTGGACTTCGACGGCACCAAGGCACTGGAACTGGCCGGCGGAGACTATGCCGACCAGGAACTGGGCGAAGACTTCGTCAAACAGGCCTGCCCACGCATTGTGCTGGCCATGGACAAGATGGAGAAGTGGCTGAACAGCCTGTAA
- the pdxA gene encoding 4-hydroxythreonine-4-phosphate dehydrogenase PdxA → MTTPVILALTAGEPAGIGPELCLQLALEPRQAGIVVVACKTLLADRARQLGLAVELHDWHPGQTPDTRAGHVSVRHVEGCESIVAGRLHAGNSQYVLDTLTTAARGCLDGNFDGMVTAPVHKGVINEAGIAFSGHTEFLQELCGVERVVMMLATEELRVALVTTHLPLKDVSAAITPERLTQVTRILNADLKTFFGIDQPRILVAGLNPHAGEGGHLGREEIEVIEPTLDKLRAEGIKLTGPLPADTLFTPHWLDNADAVLAMYHDQGLPVLKFQGFGRAVNITLGLPIVRTSVDHGTALDLAGTGKADAGSLHTAIRVGEHMARCRRAAIAGESS, encoded by the coding sequence ATGACGACACCGGTGATTCTGGCTTTGACTGCCGGCGAGCCAGCGGGCATTGGGCCGGAACTGTGCCTGCAACTGGCGCTTGAACCGCGCCAGGCCGGCATCGTGGTGGTGGCCTGCAAAACGCTGCTGGCAGACCGTGCCCGGCAGCTTGGCCTGGCCGTAGAGTTGCACGACTGGCACCCGGGCCAGACGCCGGACACCCGGGCTGGCCATGTGTCGGTGCGCCATGTGGAAGGCTGCGAGTCCATAGTCGCGGGCCGGTTACACGCCGGCAACAGTCAGTATGTGCTCGATACCCTGACCACCGCCGCCAGGGGCTGCCTGGATGGCAATTTCGACGGTATGGTGACCGCGCCGGTTCACAAGGGCGTAATCAACGAAGCCGGAATCGCGTTCAGCGGCCACACCGAGTTTCTGCAGGAACTCTGCGGTGTTGAACGGGTGGTGATGATGCTGGCTACTGAGGAATTGCGGGTGGCGCTAGTAACCACCCACTTACCCCTGAAGGACGTATCTGCGGCCATTACCCCCGAACGGTTGACCCAGGTAACGCGCATTCTTAACGCCGACCTGAAAACCTTTTTTGGCATCGACCAACCGCGCATTCTGGTAGCGGGCCTGAACCCCCATGCTGGTGAGGGTGGCCACCTGGGCCGGGAAGAGATCGAAGTGATCGAGCCGACCCTGGATAAGCTCCGGGCCGAAGGTATTAAACTGACCGGCCCGTTGCCGGCCGATACCCTGTTCACCCCCCACTGGCTGGATAACGCTGATGCCGTGCTGGCCATGTACCACGACCAGGGCCTGCCGGTACTGAAATTTCAGGGCTTTGGCCGGGCGGTCAACATCACCCTGGGCCTGCCCATTGTCCGTACCTCGGTAGACCACGGCACCGCCCTGGACCTGGCCGGCACCGGCAAGGCCGACGCCGGCAGCCTGCACACCGCCATTCGCGTCGGCGAACACATGGCCCGCTGCCGCCGGGCGGCTATTGCCGGAGAGTCATCATGA
- a CDS encoding symmetrical bis(5'-nucleosyl)-tetraphosphatase: MTDYAIGDIQGCYDRLRDVLAKVDFSPSRDRLWVAGDLINRGPASLETLRYIESLGDAAVVVLGNHDLHLLAVALGGHSPKRKDTLHGILDAPDHDRLIHWLRQRYLCVHDEKRNLVMAHAGLPHIWSVDQAVACAREVEAVIRGGQAQEYFSQMYGNQPERWCDTLTGMERWRVITNYFTRMRFIAEDGSLELATKESADNAPPGFAPWFTYPRKDDVKVIFGHWAALQGNTGSDRFIGLDTGCVWGGALTLMNLDSGELIHCDCA, encoded by the coding sequence ATGACTGATTACGCCATTGGCGATATTCAGGGCTGCTATGACCGGTTACGGGATGTTCTGGCGAAAGTGGATTTCTCGCCCTCCCGGGACCGGCTCTGGGTGGCGGGCGATCTGATTAACCGCGGGCCCGCCTCACTGGAAACCCTGCGCTACATTGAAAGCCTGGGCGACGCTGCCGTGGTGGTGTTGGGTAACCATGATTTGCACTTGCTGGCGGTTGCCCTGGGTGGCCACAGCCCGAAGCGCAAAGACACCCTGCACGGTATCCTCGATGCACCGGACCATGACCGCCTGATCCACTGGCTGCGCCAACGATATCTGTGCGTGCACGACGAAAAACGTAACCTGGTTATGGCCCATGCCGGGCTGCCTCATATCTGGAGCGTGGACCAGGCAGTGGCCTGTGCCCGGGAAGTAGAAGCAGTGATCCGGGGCGGGCAGGCGCAGGAATATTTCAGCCAAATGTATGGCAATCAGCCGGAGCGCTGGTGTGATACCCTCACTGGTATGGAGCGTTGGCGAGTGATCACCAACTACTTCACCCGGATGCGCTTTATCGCCGAAGACGGCAGCCTGGAGCTGGCCACCAAAGAGTCGGCGGATAATGCACCGCCGGGCTTCGCGCCCTGGTTTACCTACCCCCGGAAAGACGATGTAAAGGTGATCTTCGGCCACTGGGCTGCGCTGCAAGGCAACACCGGCAGTGACCGGTTTATCGGCCTGGATACCGGCTGTGTCTGGGGTGGCGCCCTGACCCTGATGAATCTGGATTCCGGGGAGCTGATTCACTGTGACTGCGCTTAA
- a CDS encoding sensor histidine kinase has product MNETLGQRNITLTIESQPAGYPVLADPGLLLRILQNLVINAADHSGGNAITVSSQCQDHWVTLRVADNGKGVAPELGEQLFQPYVRGNSPAPCPGLGLGLTIVREFTGLMDGRCGVNSRPNQGSVFWIELPATTTSQAPGPC; this is encoded by the coding sequence ATGAACGAGACGCTCGGCCAACGCAATATCACTCTGACCATCGAATCACAGCCTGCCGGATACCCCGTTCTGGCTGACCCGGGCCTGTTGCTGCGCATACTGCAGAACCTGGTGATCAATGCGGCCGACCATAGCGGTGGCAATGCCATTACCGTCAGCAGCCAATGCCAGGACCACTGGGTAACGCTGCGGGTAGCCGACAACGGCAAAGGGGTGGCGCCAGAGCTGGGGGAGCAGTTGTTCCAGCCCTACGTCCGTGGCAACAGCCCGGCGCCCTGCCCGGGGCTTGGTTTGGGGCTGACCATCGTCCGGGAATTCACCGGCCTGATGGATGGCCGGTGCGGTGTCAACTCCCGGCCCAACCAGGGTAGCGTGTTCTGGATTGAGCTACCGGCCACTACAACCAGCCAAGCGCCCGGGCCTTGTTAA
- a CDS encoding DUF3301 domain-containing protein — protein sequence MTLGNLFWLFVAGFAIWYWWKAKDIKDFVLQAAHRYCKTMDVLLLDDAVYLRGLWFKRDRNGKLRVWRRFLFDFTTTGEERYTGRIIMLGRQIEHMELEPHRF from the coding sequence TTGACCCTCGGAAATCTTTTCTGGCTGTTTGTCGCCGGTTTTGCCATCTGGTATTGGTGGAAAGCCAAGGACATCAAAGACTTCGTGCTACAGGCCGCACACCGTTACTGTAAAACCATGGACGTGCTGTTACTGGATGATGCCGTTTACCTTCGCGGGCTCTGGTTCAAACGCGACCGCAACGGAAAACTCCGGGTATGGCGCCGCTTCCTGTTTGATTTCACCACCACTGGCGAAGAACGCTATACCGGGCGCATCATCATGCTCGGCCGACAGATTGAGCACATGGAACTGGAACCCCACCGTTTCTGA
- a CDS encoding inositol monophosphatase family protein codes for MSDSVSLREITDFAEALAREAGELIRHERQENTLRTDYKQQTELVTHADVMADEFITSAIRERFPDHRILSEETMPDLSQAEELDTPLWIIDPIDGTVNYAYGHPQVAVSIAYAERGQVQVGVVHAPFPNETFRATKGEGATLNGQAIRHSGATEPRQSLFATGFPYTKDNLEPLVRRLDAMIHQCRDLRRIGSAALDICWVACGRLDIYYENVSPWDFAAARLIAWEAGATVGHFGDVPDGYPADLWGRDILISAPAVWEPVRSILRSASGYD; via the coding sequence ATGTCTGATTCTGTTTCTCTGCGCGAAATCACCGATTTTGCCGAAGCCCTGGCCAGAGAGGCCGGCGAGCTGATCCGCCACGAGCGCCAGGAAAACACCCTGCGCACCGACTACAAGCAGCAGACGGAACTGGTTACCCACGCCGATGTGATGGCCGACGAGTTCATCACCAGCGCCATCCGCGAACGCTTCCCCGATCACCGCATTTTGTCTGAAGAAACCATGCCGGACCTGTCCCAGGCAGAAGAACTGGACACGCCGCTGTGGATCATCGACCCCATCGACGGCACGGTAAACTACGCCTACGGTCACCCGCAGGTGGCGGTGTCGATTGCCTATGCGGAGCGCGGGCAGGTGCAGGTAGGTGTGGTACACGCGCCGTTCCCGAATGAAACCTTCCGGGCCACCAAAGGCGAAGGCGCCACCTTGAACGGCCAGGCCATTCGCCACAGCGGCGCTACGGAACCCCGGCAAAGCCTGTTTGCCACCGGCTTCCCCTACACCAAGGACAACCTGGAACCGCTGGTAAGGCGGCTGGATGCGATGATTCACCAATGCCGGGACCTGCGCCGCATTGGTTCGGCGGCCCTGGACATCTGCTGGGTGGCCTGCGGCCGTCTGGATATCTACTACGAGAACGTCAGCCCCTGGGACTTCGCCGCCGCCCGCCTGATCGCCTGGGAAGCCGGCGCCACGGTGGGCCACTTCGGCGACGTGCCCGATGGCTACCCGGCCGACCTCTGGGGGCGCGACATCCTGATCTCTGCACCGGCGGTATGGGAGCCCGTGCGGTCCATACTCCGTTCTGCCTCGGGTTATGACTGA
- a CDS encoding response regulator transcription factor, which produces MIATTLGRGAESAPASAVSLFGRVLLVDDHALFAQGLAGLIQQEMLAAQVKIVSSVEQAADALRHDDNIDLVLLDVALNGEVGLSLFARLSGQSAKPPIVIISSSDDEGTVRAARAAGAKGFLAKSASRASLVRMMRAVGQGQSYFPGGLTAFATDDLPLTPRQREVLSLLAQGFPNKRICQSLDLTEHTVKAHLKAIFTQLGVHNRTECVNKARALGWL; this is translated from the coding sequence ATGATTGCGACAACGCTTGGTCGGGGTGCCGAATCCGCCCCGGCATCGGCAGTATCACTCTTCGGGAGGGTGCTGTTGGTGGACGACCATGCGCTGTTTGCTCAAGGACTGGCGGGTCTGATTCAGCAGGAGATGCTGGCAGCGCAGGTGAAAATTGTCTCGTCGGTTGAACAAGCTGCCGATGCCTTGAGGCACGATGACAACATTGATCTGGTGCTGCTGGATGTCGCCCTCAACGGTGAGGTGGGGCTATCTCTGTTCGCCCGGCTGTCTGGTCAGAGTGCCAAACCGCCCATTGTCATCATTTCCAGCAGCGATGACGAAGGGACGGTGCGAGCCGCCAGGGCCGCCGGTGCCAAAGGTTTTCTTGCCAAATCCGCAAGCAGGGCATCACTGGTGCGAATGATGCGAGCAGTGGGACAGGGGCAGAGCTACTTCCCCGGGGGGCTGACGGCGTTCGCTACTGACGACCTTCCCCTGACGCCACGGCAGCGGGAGGTGTTGTCCCTGCTGGCTCAGGGGTTCCCCAACAAACGCATCTGCCAAAGCCTGGACCTGACCGAACACACCGTGAAAGCCCACCTGAAGGCGATCTTCACCCAGCTTGGTGTTCACAACCGGACAGAGTGCGTTAACAAGGCCCGGGCGCTTGGCTGGTTGTAG
- a CDS encoding thiazole synthase, whose translation MTDTPEIQLPEDKPLEIAGKVYQSRLLVGTGKYHDLMETGHAIEASGAEIVTVAVRRTNLGQNPDEPNLLDVISPSTYTILPNTAGCYTAKDAVRTCKLARELLDGHDLVKLEVLGEHKTLYPNMPETLTAAEELIKDGFKVMVYCSDDPLLAMRLEEMGCVAIMPLGAPIGSGLGIQNRYNIRLIVENAKVPVLVDAGVGTASDATIAMELGCDGVLMNTAIAQAKDPIKMANAMRLAIEAGREAYLAGRMPKKLYASASSPIDGTFF comes from the coding sequence ATGACAGATACCCCGGAAATCCAGCTCCCCGAAGACAAACCCCTGGAAATCGCAGGCAAGGTTTACCAGTCCCGCTTGCTGGTGGGCACTGGCAAGTATCACGACCTGATGGAAACCGGCCACGCCATTGAGGCCAGTGGCGCCGAGATCGTGACCGTGGCGGTGCGCCGTACCAATCTCGGCCAGAACCCGGACGAGCCGAACCTGCTGGATGTCATTTCCCCGAGCACCTACACCATTCTGCCCAACACAGCCGGCTGTTACACCGCCAAAGACGCGGTACGCACCTGCAAGCTGGCCCGGGAGCTGCTGGATGGCCACGACCTGGTGAAACTGGAAGTGCTGGGTGAACACAAAACCCTGTACCCCAACATGCCGGAAACCCTGACCGCCGCCGAAGAGCTGATCAAAGACGGTTTCAAGGTGATGGTGTACTGCTCCGACGATCCGCTGCTGGCCATGCGTCTGGAAGAAATGGGTTGCGTGGCGATCATGCCTCTGGGCGCCCCCATCGGCTCAGGCCTGGGTATCCAGAACCGCTACAACATCCGGCTGATCGTCGAGAACGCCAAGGTACCGGTACTGGTAGACGCTGGCGTTGGTACCGCCTCGGATGCCACCATCGCCATGGAGCTGGGCTGCGACGGCGTACTGATGAACACCGCCATCGCCCAGGCCAAAGACCCGATCAAAATGGCCAACGCCATGCGCCTGGCCATCGAAGCCGGCCGCGAGGCCTACCTTGCTGGACGTATGCCGAAGAAGCTGTACGCCAGTGCGTCGTCACCGATTGACGGCACTTTTTTCTAA
- the rsmA gene encoding 16S rRNA (adenine(1518)-N(6)/adenine(1519)-N(6))-dimethyltransferase RsmA gives MSNHPGHMARKRFGQNFLHDPGVIEKIVRSINPKPDDAIVEIGPGLGAITEEILAVNPRLQVVELDRDLIPVLRTKFFNYPEFRIHEADALSFDFSQLVVDGRPLRIVGNLPYNISTPLIFHLLAQSGVVQDMHFMLQKEVVQRLAATPGDNNYGRLGIMAQYFCKVQPLFEVGPGAFRPAPKVDSAIVRLVPHKELPHPAKNLKTLQAVVRTAFNARRKTLRKALAALVTVEQLQSVGINDGLRPENLSLADYVKIADLLADAGPLNVEVDEVSND, from the coding sequence ATGAGTAACCATCCGGGCCACATGGCCCGTAAACGTTTCGGCCAGAACTTTCTTCATGATCCGGGCGTGATCGAGAAGATTGTCCGGTCGATCAATCCGAAACCGGATGATGCCATTGTCGAGATTGGTCCTGGTCTCGGTGCGATTACCGAAGAGATCCTGGCGGTTAATCCGCGCCTGCAGGTGGTGGAGCTGGACCGGGACCTGATTCCGGTGCTGCGCACCAAGTTCTTCAATTACCCGGAGTTCCGGATTCACGAAGCCGATGCCCTGAGTTTCGATTTCAGCCAGCTGGTGGTCGATGGTCGCCCACTGCGAATTGTCGGCAACCTGCCCTATAACATCTCAACACCGCTGATTTTCCATCTGCTGGCGCAGTCCGGGGTGGTCCAGGACATGCACTTCATGCTGCAGAAAGAAGTGGTGCAGCGGCTGGCGGCCACGCCGGGTGACAATAACTATGGCCGACTGGGTATCATGGCCCAGTACTTCTGCAAGGTGCAGCCGCTGTTTGAAGTGGGCCCGGGCGCTTTCCGGCCGGCTCCGAAAGTGGATTCTGCCATCGTTCGCCTGGTGCCCCACAAGGAATTGCCGCACCCGGCCAAGAACCTCAAGACCCTTCAGGCCGTGGTGCGCACCGCTTTCAACGCGCGCCGGAAGACCCTGCGCAAGGCACTGGCGGCTCTGGTGACGGTGGAACAGTTGCAGTCTGTGGGCATCAACGACGGCCTGCGGCCGGAAAACCTGAGTCTGGCCGACTACGTCAAGATTGCCGACCTGCTGGCGGACGCAGGCCCGCTTAATGTCGAGGTGGATGAGGTAAGTAATGACTGA
- the slmA gene encoding nucleoid occlusion factor SlmA, translating to MTTQKPSRRETILQALVELLQNDPGSRITTAGLAKTVGVTEAALYRHFPSKRKMFEALIEFAEEAVFSRCQLVLQEQEDVRVRLQQLVHLVLVFAERNPGLCCMLTGDALMGEDESLRKRASQFFERLETQFRQTLKEGEIRQGLRPRTSAARGADFVMVFLEGRIQRFVRSSFSRLPSADFDEAWSLVSEAVWG from the coding sequence ATGACCACTCAGAAACCCAGCCGGCGGGAGACCATCCTGCAGGCCCTTGTTGAATTGCTGCAAAATGACCCGGGGTCCCGGATCACCACCGCCGGCCTGGCTAAAACCGTGGGCGTTACCGAAGCGGCCTTGTACCGGCACTTTCCCAGCAAGCGGAAAATGTTCGAAGCCCTGATCGAATTTGCCGAGGAGGCGGTGTTCTCCCGTTGCCAGCTGGTGCTTCAGGAGCAGGAAGATGTGCGGGTTCGCCTTCAGCAGCTGGTGCATCTGGTGTTGGTGTTCGCTGAGCGTAATCCGGGTTTGTGTTGCATGCTGACGGGCGATGCCCTGATGGGCGAGGATGAGTCCCTGCGCAAGCGCGCATCCCAGTTCTTCGAGCGTTTGGAAACCCAGTTTCGCCAGACCCTGAAGGAGGGCGAAATCCGTCAGGGCCTGCGGCCTCGAACCAGCGCGGCTCGCGGTGCAGATTTTGTGATGGTGTTCCTCGAAGGCCGCATCCAGCGGTTCGTTCGTTCCTCTTTCTCCCGCTTGCCCTCTGCTGATTTCGACGAGGCTTGGAGCTTGGTTTCCGAGGCTGTTTGGGGTTGA
- a CDS encoding DUF423 domain-containing protein: MMGALAGLLAVMAGAFGAHGLRHVVSERGLEVFQTAVSYQMYHALVLVVASLMPALGLSQRLLGVACGFWLAGIVLFSGSLYLLVLSGHHWLGPVTPIGGVCFMIGWALLVAAALKK, encoded by the coding sequence ATGATGGGGGCTTTGGCCGGCCTGTTGGCGGTGATGGCGGGTGCCTTCGGTGCCCACGGTTTACGCCACGTGGTGAGCGAGCGGGGCCTGGAAGTGTTCCAGACGGCTGTCAGTTACCAGATGTACCACGCCCTGGTGCTGGTGGTAGCGAGCCTGATGCCGGCCCTGGGCTTGTCCCAGCGCTTACTTGGCGTCGCTTGCGGCTTCTGGCTCGCAGGCATTGTGCTGTTCAGCGGCAGCCTGTATCTGCTGGTGTTGTCCGGCCATCACTGGCTCGGGCCGGTTACGCCGATTGGTGGTGTCTGCTTCATGATTGGTTGGGCCCTGCTGGTTGCGGCGGCCCTGAAAAAGTAA